The stretch of DNA AAACCTTTTTGGGAAAAGCCCCCCTTGTTTATGTGGCTGCAAGCCTTGTGCATGAAAATTTTTGGTATCAACGAATTCGCAGCTCGCTTACCAAATGCAATATTTGGTGTTATCACTTTACTAACTTTGTATGTTTTTGGGACAAAACAAAGAGATAAAGCTTTTGGATTTTTTTGGATGTCTATTTTTTTAGGTTCTATATTGCCATCAGTTTATTTCAAGTCAGGAATAATAGATCCTGTATTCAATTACTTTATTTTTTGTGCCATTTATCAAATAATACGGATAGAGCAGGAAGGTAAAACGAACCTTGTAAGGTCTATTTATGCGGGCTTATTTCTGGGTTTAGCCGTATTGACTAAAGGTCCTGTGGGGTTTTTAATACCTGCATTAGTTTTTGTAGTGGTCAGGGTATACACTCTAAATTTCAAATTGCCATGGGTTAATATTCTGCTGGTTTTAGTTAGCATGAGTGTGGTAGTAAGTATATGGGTAGTATCAGAGGTTGAAACGAATGGAACAGAGATTTTGGAGAAATTTATACAGTATCACATACGTTTGTTCAAAACAGAGGACGCGGGTCATGGGCAGCCCTTTTACTACCACTTAGTGGTATTCATATTAGGTTGTTTTCCTTTGTCTGCGTTTGCTTTCAGAGGTCAATTTACCAAATCAATTGATTTCAACGAGAAATGGCTACACTACTATATGAACGCTTTATTTTGGGTAGTGATGATTGTTTTTTCTATTGTTAAAACCAAAATTGTACATTACTCTTCTTTGCTGTATTTTCCTGGCGCTTATGCTGCAGCGCAGCTTTTGTATCGAATATATGCTTCGGCAAGTGTGCGATTGAAGTGGGATTTTTACATAATATATGCCATTGGATATATAGTTTTTGGACTATCCACTACATTTCTTCCTTTTATTGCTACACAGGTTGAATTTATTCAATCCTTCATTAAAGATGATTTTGGAAAACAGAACGTGCTGTTGCCCGTGAGTTGGTCCTGGAGTATAAGCCTGATAGGTTTAGTTTTTTTGCTGGGATTTGGATTTAGCCTATGGTACTATCATAAAAAAAACATACGTTTAGGAGTAGTAACAGGAATGCTGACCATGATAATTTGGCTAAACCTTATCAATTATTTTTTAGTACCTAAAATACAATACTACTCACAAGGTCCCGCCGTAGAATTATTTATAGAAAAATCAACAGAAAGCTGCTACTTGGATACATGGAAGTATAAAAGTTATGCGCATTACTTCTATGGCAAACGACCTATAGATTATCCTGAAAAAGCAAGAGATAAAGATTGGCTACTTAAAGGTAAAATTGATAAACCTGTTTATGTTGTATCTAAGTCTAATCATGCAAAAGAATTAGAAAACTATTGTCAAGAATGCAGACTGTTGGACAAAAAAGGTGGGTTTTACATTTACACTCGCATACCAGGAAAATAGGAGTTATACTGAAATTTTTCTGACAAATAGGCAAACTTTGCAGGTAAAAATTTGTTTATTGTTACGTAAATGTTTATCTTTACGACTGAATTAAACTGCATATTCATCTATGAAGTCATATAGAAGTGTAATCATATCAGGCTTAGCGCTGCTCTTGGTGGGTTGCTTTTTTTACCTTGATAACATCAAGGAAGGC from Bacteroidia bacterium encodes:
- a CDS encoding glycosyltransferase family 39 protein, with amino-acid sequence MLNLKFKQIYPQDVLIVLLLGAAAYLPFIGRAHLFDWDEINFAECAREMLISQNYLQVQVDFKPFWEKPPLFMWLQALCMKIFGINEFAARLPNAIFGVITLLTLYVFGTKQRDKAFGFFWMSIFLGSILPSVYFKSGIIDPVFNYFIFCAIYQIIRIEQEGKTNLVRSIYAGLFLGLAVLTKGPVGFLIPALVFVVVRVYTLNFKLPWVNILLVLVSMSVVVSIWVVSEVETNGTEILEKFIQYHIRLFKTEDAGHGQPFYYHLVVFILGCFPLSAFAFRGQFTKSIDFNEKWLHYYMNALFWVVMIVFSIVKTKIVHYSSLLYFPGAYAAAQLLYRIYASASVRLKWDFYIIYAIGYIVFGLSTTFLPFIATQVEFIQSFIKDDFGKQNVLLPVSWSWSISLIGLVFLLGFGFSLWYYHKKNIRLGVVTGMLTMIIWLNLINYFLVPKIQYYSQGPAVELFIEKSTESCYLDTWKYKSYAHYFYGKRPIDYPEKARDKDWLLKGKIDKPVYVVSKSNHAKELENYCQECRLLDKKGGFYIYTRIPGK